From Atribacteraceae bacterium, one genomic window encodes:
- a CDS encoding NIL domain-containing protein has protein sequence MTSSRKVVLRFPPQAANQPLVCELSLKFGLVFNILRASISPHREGLMLLEIVGEPDRQEEGLRYLADKGLGIEALSQDIRKIEERCFHCGACVGVCPTGALTCDRESYLVSFEEKQCIACEICILSCPTHAMEALI, from the coding sequence ATGACCAGTTCACGGAAGGTGGTGTTGCGTTTCCCCCCGCAGGCAGCTAACCAACCCTTGGTATGCGAACTGTCATTGAAATTCGGGCTGGTTTTCAATATCCTTCGGGCATCGATCTCTCCGCACCGGGAAGGGTTGATGCTTCTGGAGATAGTCGGAGAACCGGACCGGCAGGAGGAGGGACTCCGTTATCTTGCGGATAAAGGACTGGGGATCGAGGCGCTCAGCCAGGATATCCGGAAAATCGAAGAACGCTGTTTTCATTGTGGAGCCTGTGTCGGCGTTTGCCCGACCGGAGCGCTCACGTGCGATCGGGAGTCATATCTCGTCAGCTTTGAAGAAAAGCAGTGCATCGCCTGTGAAATATGTATACTGTCCTGTCCTACCCACGCTATGGAAGCGTTAATCTAA
- the dnaK gene encoding molecular chaperone DnaK, translated as MARVIGIDLGTTNSAVSYMEGGQPVIIPNKEGSRLTPSIVAFAKNGEILVGQLAKRQAITNPRNTVFSIKRLMGRRYEDEEISKAKKVLPYEIVPGKHGEVAVKIGDKSYTPPEISAMILRKLKEDAEDYLGEKITEAVITVPAYFNDSQRQATKDAGKIAGLEVKRIINEPTAASLAYGLGKGKEETITVYDLGGGTFDVSILEIGEGVFEVKSTSGDTFLGGDDFDQRVMNHIIEEFRKDQGIDLRGDQMALQRLKEAAEKAKMELSSSVQTEINLPFITADASGPKHLVMTLTRGKLEQLTMDLIERTMSPCEAALRDADLKPDKINEVVLVGGMTRMPKVQEIVEQIFKKEPRKGVNPDEVVAIGAAIQGGVLKGDVKDVLLLDVTPLSLGIETMGAVYTKIIERNTTVPVSKSQVFTTAADSQTTVEIHVLQGERPMAPDNVSLGRFQLTGIPSAPRGVPQVEVKFDIDADGILHVSAKDTATGREQAITIKASSGLNREDIERMIRESEIHAEEDRRKKEEVGAKNQADNLAYSAEKTLRESGGNVSPETKSRVESAVKDLREALRGSDIPDIRRKTEELQNVAHAMAQELYQKTASSGSTAGGAGERPSGGAGSREDENVVDADYRVVDEENK; from the coding sequence ATGGCACGAGTGATCGGTATTGATCTGGGCACAACCAACTCGGCTGTTTCCTACATGGAAGGTGGACAGCCGGTTATCATACCCAACAAAGAGGGATCGCGGTTGACGCCGTCCATCGTCGCTTTTGCGAAAAACGGTGAAATTCTGGTCGGGCAACTCGCAAAACGTCAGGCCATTACGAACCCCCGCAATACGGTTTTCTCCATCAAGCGGCTCATGGGACGACGCTATGAGGATGAGGAGATCAGCAAGGCGAAAAAGGTGCTTCCCTATGAAATCGTTCCCGGAAAACACGGCGAAGTTGCGGTGAAGATCGGTGATAAGAGCTATACCCCGCCCGAGATCTCAGCGATGATCCTTCGGAAGCTCAAAGAAGATGCGGAGGATTATCTGGGGGAGAAAATCACCGAAGCGGTGATTACCGTTCCGGCATACTTCAACGACAGCCAGCGCCAGGCGACGAAAGACGCCGGAAAAATTGCCGGCCTTGAAGTCAAGCGGATCATCAACGAACCGACGGCCGCCTCCCTGGCCTACGGTTTGGGGAAGGGGAAGGAAGAAACGATCACGGTGTACGACCTGGGCGGAGGTACGTTCGACGTTTCCATTTTGGAAATCGGCGAAGGGGTTTTCGAGGTTAAATCAACCTCGGGTGACACGTTCCTGGGCGGTGACGATTTCGACCAGCGGGTGATGAACCATATTATTGAAGAGTTCCGCAAAGATCAGGGGATTGATTTGCGGGGGGACCAAATGGCGTTGCAGCGTCTGAAGGAAGCTGCGGAGAAGGCTAAGATGGAGCTTTCCAGCTCGGTCCAGACTGAAATCAATCTGCCGTTCATCACCGCGGACGCGAGCGGTCCGAAACATCTGGTCATGACTCTGACCCGGGGTAAGCTCGAACAACTGACCATGGATCTTATCGAGCGGACCATGAGTCCATGTGAGGCTGCCCTGCGGGACGCTGACTTGAAGCCGGATAAAATCAACGAGGTTGTCCTTGTGGGGGGCATGACCAGAATGCCCAAGGTTCAGGAGATTGTCGAGCAGATTTTCAAAAAAGAACCCCGGAAAGGGGTCAACCCGGACGAGGTGGTCGCTATCGGCGCGGCGATTCAGGGCGGGGTGTTGAAGGGGGACGTCAAGGATGTCCTGCTTCTCGACGTCACGCCGCTTTCTCTGGGTATCGAGACCATGGGCGCTGTTTACACCAAAATCATCGAACGGAACACGACGGTTCCGGTTTCCAAGAGCCAGGTATTTACGACAGCCGCCGACAGCCAGACCACCGTGGAAATCCATGTCCTGCAGGGGGAACGACCGATGGCACCAGACAACGTTTCCCTGGGACGGTTCCAGTTGACCGGCATTCCCTCGGCTCCCCGGGGAGTTCCGCAGGTCGAGGTTAAGTTCGATATCGATGCCGACGGTATCCTGCACGTGTCGGCGAAGGATACCGCGACGGGGCGGGAACAGGCGATTACCATCAAGGCCTCCAGCGGTTTGAACAGAGAAGATATCGAGCGGATGATCCGGGAGTCGGAAATTCACGCCGAAGAAGACCGGCGAAAAAAGGAAGAAGTCGGAGCAAAGAATCAGGCCGATAATCTAGCCTATTCAGCGGAGAAAACACTACGCGAATCCGGGGGTAATGTGTCGCCGGAAACGAAATCCCGGGTGGAGAGTGCGGTTAAAGATCTCCGGGAAGCTCTGCGGGGATCAGACATTCCCGATATCCGGCGGAAGACCGAGGAACTTCAAAACGTTGCCCATGCCATGGCTCAGGAACTGTATCAGAAAACCGCCTCGTCCGGATCTACCGCAGGTGGTGCCGGGGAACGGCCCTCCGGCGGAGCAGGGTCGCGTGAGGACGAGAATGTTGTCGACGCTGACTACCGGGTCGTCGATGAGGAAAACAAGTAA
- a CDS encoding ATP-binding protein, with the protein MMTIDTARYRLDPNQLRWFCDPEQFGFDCTNSVEPLEQFIGQDRALRAIDFGLNIHRTGYNIFVTGLSGSGRATAVKSSIESLIQKKITDGESFPLYDWCYIFNFDNPDCPNGLRLKAGEGKLFAADTDALLKNLKEVISKTFASDDYKNQKQLLIDEHQRRHRQAIQDLEKQASDGGFAFRMTSIGPILVPMREGKAMTQEQYVALDDAEKEDIENHRQALLSRINKAFENVHLLESELKNQVAELDRKVAGLSITPVFVAFSEKYSASPEVRSFLNRLQDFTLSFIHLFRESPESQAQHPQTAAFQRIQDPFNPFRVNVFVDNAERTQPPIIQENHPNWSNLFGRIERRAFMGTYFSDHTMLKSGALHQANGGYIIMYFRDLIVNPGVWDGLKRVLKTGELKMEDPWEQYGLIAPQGLKPDPLPFQVKVVLIADDLLYRLLTFYDEEFRDLFKVKADFDTQILRTDSILSSYACFVKACCDLEKLLPFDRGGVAKSLEYASRMISDQNKLTSRLGAVKDLLIEADFWSRQDSAQVVSASHVQRAIEEKRRRHGLIEERLQEYILADVLFIDTDGAVPGQINGLSVTDLGDYSFGRPSRITVRTYLGKQGIVNIERESRLSGRIHDKGVMILGGYLGYRYAQNKPLSLAGSVCFEQSYEGVEGDSASLAETCALLSSLVSIPLRQDIAVTGSINQKGEVQPVGGVNQKIEGFFKTCEARGLSGTQGVIIPTSNVRNLMLEEEVVQAVREGRFHVYAVRTVDEALEILSGMPVGERREDGNYDPETFNDLIDRRLRENVLLLRRLSEKNDEEKKEKKENTDPAEEKSDHSSLTLLDK; encoded by the coding sequence ATGATGACGATCGATACGGCAAGATACCGCTTAGATCCAAATCAGCTTCGCTGGTTTTGCGACCCGGAACAGTTCGGTTTCGATTGTACGAACAGTGTCGAGCCGCTCGAGCAGTTCATCGGACAGGATCGAGCGTTACGGGCAATTGATTTTGGTTTGAACATTCATCGGACAGGATACAATATTTTTGTGACCGGCTTGTCCGGCAGTGGACGGGCGACGGCCGTGAAGAGTTCCATCGAAAGCCTGATCCAAAAAAAAATCACCGACGGGGAAAGCTTCCCCCTGTATGATTGGTGTTATATATTTAATTTCGATAACCCAGACTGTCCAAACGGCCTCCGACTGAAAGCCGGGGAAGGGAAATTGTTTGCTGCCGATACCGACGCTTTACTGAAAAATTTAAAGGAGGTCATTTCTAAGACTTTTGCCAGCGATGATTACAAAAATCAAAAGCAACTGCTGATCGACGAACACCAGCGCCGACACCGGCAGGCAATTCAGGACCTGGAAAAACAAGCCTCTGATGGGGGCTTTGCTTTTCGTATGACTTCCATTGGTCCGATCCTGGTGCCCATGCGCGAGGGTAAGGCCATGACTCAGGAGCAATACGTGGCTCTTGATGATGCCGAGAAAGAAGATATCGAGAACCACCGGCAGGCCCTGCTCAGCCGGATCAATAAAGCTTTTGAAAACGTGCACCTTCTGGAGTCTGAACTGAAGAACCAGGTGGCGGAGCTCGACCGGAAAGTAGCGGGTCTTTCCATTACGCCGGTTTTTGTCGCGTTTTCTGAAAAATACTCCGCTTCGCCTGAAGTCCGGTCTTTTCTGAACCGCCTCCAGGATTTCACCCTTTCGTTTATCCACTTGTTTCGGGAATCGCCGGAATCTCAGGCACAGCATCCCCAGACGGCGGCCTTCCAGCGTATCCAGGACCCATTCAATCCCTTCAGGGTGAATGTGTTTGTCGACAATGCCGAACGTACTCAGCCACCGATCATTCAGGAAAACCACCCGAACTGGAGCAATCTCTTCGGCCGAATTGAACGGCGGGCGTTCATGGGGACCTATTTCAGTGACCATACCATGCTGAAGAGCGGGGCGCTGCACCAGGCTAACGGCGGGTATATAATCATGTATTTTCGTGATCTTATTGTTAATCCCGGTGTATGGGATGGCTTGAAACGAGTCTTGAAAACCGGTGAGTTGAAAATGGAAGACCCCTGGGAACAATATGGGTTGATCGCCCCTCAAGGGTTGAAACCGGACCCTTTGCCTTTTCAGGTTAAAGTGGTACTCATCGCCGATGACCTTCTCTACCGCCTGCTCACGTTTTACGATGAAGAATTTCGTGATCTTTTTAAAGTCAAAGCCGATTTTGATACCCAGATTCTTCGTACCGACTCGATCCTATCCAGTTATGCCTGCTTTGTCAAAGCGTGTTGCGATTTGGAAAAGCTTTTACCTTTTGACCGGGGCGGGGTGGCCAAGTCTCTCGAATATGCCTCCCGCATGATTTCTGACCAAAACAAACTGACGTCCCGACTGGGGGCCGTTAAGGATCTTTTAATCGAAGCCGATTTTTGGTCTCGGCAGGACAGTGCCCAAGTGGTTTCAGCCAGTCATGTTCAGAGGGCGATCGAAGAAAAACGGAGGCGACACGGCCTTATCGAAGAGCGACTTCAAGAATATATACTCGCAGACGTCCTGTTCATTGATACTGACGGGGCGGTGCCTGGCCAGATCAACGGCCTGTCGGTTACCGATCTGGGTGATTACAGTTTCGGACGTCCATCCCGGATCACTGTGCGGACCTACCTCGGCAAACAGGGTATTGTGAATATTGAACGGGAGTCCCGCTTAAGCGGCCGGATCCATGACAAGGGGGTCATGATTCTGGGAGGCTATCTGGGGTACCGGTATGCTCAGAACAAGCCGCTGTCCCTGGCCGGCTCGGTATGTTTCGAGCAATCGTACGAAGGTGTCGAAGGAGATTCGGCGTCGCTGGCCGAAACCTGTGCCCTTCTTTCATCTCTTGTGTCCATTCCGTTACGGCAGGATATCGCGGTAACCGGCTCAATCAACCAGAAAGGCGAGGTTCAGCCAGTCGGCGGGGTAAACCAAAAAATCGAAGGGTTTTTCAAAACCTGTGAGGCACGGGGCTTGAGTGGCACCCAAGGGGTCATCATCCCCACCAGCAACGTCAGGAACCTCATGCTCGAAGAAGAGGTCGTCCAGGCGGTCCGGGAGGGGCGTTTTCATGTCTATGCCGTCCGGACGGTGGACGAAGCTCTGGAAATCCTGAGCGGTATGCCCGTAGGGGAACGGCGGGAGGATGGGAACTACGACCCGGAGACCTTCAATGATCTGATTGACCGGCGTCTTCGTGAGAATGTACTGCTTCTTCGCCGGCTCAGTGAAAAGAACGATGAGGAGAAGAAAGAGAAAAAAGAAAATACGGATCCGGCCGAGGAGAAAAGTGATCACTCTTCTTTGACCTTACTTGACAAATGA
- a CDS encoding MiaB/RimO family radical SAM methylthiotransferase has product MKVALKTLGCKVNQADSDLFLTSIRNTGWETVSFWERADVYVINSCAGTREAERKSSQFVCRVLRANPDARVILTGCLARRLSPPDRSSFDQRVEVLSSPDKIEELLSRFSGSDGYAPVQAEIPRGTRARVWFKIQDGCDHYCSYCIVPHLRGPVVSLPPERVLRSVRTLEEAGYREIVLCGINVGYYGKDLYKPGLIDLLERLVRETGRVRFRLSSLEPFAVTKPFIERYCALGDRVCPHFHLPLQSGSDRILTLMNRGYTVKEYARIVEHLRFHSPLAAVTTDLMVGFPGETKTLFTETTSFIREMDFARIHLFVFSPRPGTSALLLDREGRIGREEIRRRKKIILELAEKSHEAFQKHFLGKTVPVLIESVRDGVAAGHSDRYVGVTIHGVEKESPGDLVDVFVEGVEGGVLTGRLI; this is encoded by the coding sequence TTGAAAGTTGCCCTGAAAACCCTTGGTTGTAAGGTCAACCAGGCCGATAGCGACCTGTTTTTGACCAGTATCCGGAATACCGGTTGGGAGACGGTTTCTTTCTGGGAGCGGGCTGATGTGTATGTGATCAACTCCTGTGCGGGTACCCGGGAAGCGGAACGCAAATCCAGCCAGTTCGTGTGTCGAGTGCTCCGAGCCAATCCCGATGCCCGGGTTATATTGACTGGTTGCCTGGCTCGCAGACTGTCCCCCCCGGATCGTTCATCCTTTGACCAGCGGGTCGAAGTTCTTTCCTCTCCGGACAAAATCGAAGAGCTACTGAGTCGCTTCAGCGGATCTGACGGGTATGCACCAGTTCAAGCCGAGATCCCCCGGGGAACTCGCGCCCGGGTGTGGTTCAAAATTCAGGACGGGTGTGACCATTATTGTAGTTACTGTATCGTTCCCCACCTGAGAGGGCCGGTCGTTAGCCTTCCACCGGAACGGGTTCTCCGGTCTGTTCGCACTCTCGAGGAGGCGGGATACCGGGAGATTGTACTGTGTGGAATCAACGTGGGGTATTACGGGAAAGACCTTTACAAACCCGGATTGATTGATCTCTTGGAGCGGCTGGTGCGGGAGACCGGCCGGGTCCGTTTTCGGCTGAGTTCCCTGGAACCTTTCGCGGTGACCAAACCGTTTATCGAGCGCTATTGTGCTTTGGGAGACCGGGTCTGCCCGCATTTTCATCTCCCCCTGCAAAGTGGTAGCGATCGGATTCTTACCCTGATGAACCGGGGCTATACGGTTAAAGAATATGCCCGCATCGTGGAACACCTGCGCTTTCACAGCCCGTTGGCAGCAGTGACGACCGATCTGATGGTCGGTTTTCCCGGAGAGACGAAAACGCTCTTTACAGAAACGACGTCTTTCATCCGGGAGATGGACTTTGCTCGGATCCACCTCTTTGTTTTTTCCCCCCGCCCCGGGACTTCGGCGCTTCTTCTGGATCGCGAGGGGAGGATCGGTAGAGAGGAAATAAGAAGGCGAAAGAAAATTATCCTGGAATTAGCCGAAAAAAGCCATGAGGCATTTCAAAAACACTTCCTGGGAAAAACGGTACCCGTCCTGATCGAGTCAGTGCGGGATGGAGTGGCCGCCGGACACAGTGACCGATACGTTGGAGTCACCATTCACGGTGTGGAGAAAGAGTCACCCGGGGACCTCGTTGACGTATTTGTCGAAGGCGTCGAAGGGGGAGTGCTCACCGGGCGGTTGATTTGA
- a CDS encoding nucleotide exchange factor GrpE, producing MNEGKFNLAGDEPPRPSLELENEETQVRADIDDLRKALEEQQRISEENRRKADEYLDNLKRLKADFENFQKREIQNRQNFIQGANRDLIVQFLPLVDDMEKALEESRKHAAGLLFLEGFELIYRKMMNTLEKMGVRPTVSVGEKFDPKYHEAVMMVSSPGHEDYAVVEEIRKGYLFHEEMLRAAQVKVNRSDVDKFA from the coding sequence ATGAATGAAGGGAAGTTCAACCTGGCAGGAGATGAGCCTCCGAGACCTTCTTTGGAACTTGAAAACGAAGAGACACAGGTGCGAGCGGATATAGACGATTTGAGAAAAGCGCTCGAGGAACAACAGAGAATATCCGAAGAGAACCGGCGCAAAGCCGATGAATATCTTGATAATCTAAAGCGGTTGAAGGCTGATTTTGAAAATTTCCAAAAGCGGGAGATCCAGAACCGTCAGAATTTCATCCAGGGGGCGAACCGAGACTTGATTGTTCAGTTTTTACCCCTGGTCGATGACATGGAAAAAGCGCTTGAGGAGAGCCGGAAACACGCGGCAGGTCTCTTGTTCCTGGAAGGTTTTGAATTGATTTACCGAAAGATGATGAATACGTTGGAAAAGATGGGAGTCAGGCCGACCGTTTCGGTCGGGGAGAAGTTCGATCCCAAGTATCACGAGGCAGTGATGATGGTTTCCTCGCCCGGTCATGAGGACTATGCAGTGGTGGAGGAAATTCGCAAGGGATATCTATTTCACGAAGAAATGCTTCGAGCGGCACAGGTCAAGGTCAATCGAAGCGACGTGGATAAATTCGCCTGA
- the dnaJ gene encoding molecular chaperone DnaJ, translating to MKRDYYEVLEVERTASPEEIKKSFRRLARRHHPDVNSGNKDSAARFKEINEAYQILSDPEKRTTYDRFGHAAFDRSSVTGQGGYGQNFDPFGNFSGFGDIFDMFFGGSTRTRNQERSTYVTKGMDIDLEVTLEFLEAAFGVEKELSFQRSEICPDCQGIGGKKKTSCSHCRGTGETRHTQTSFFGSMTVARPCTYCQARGWMAEDKCATCRGSGKHRKERKIKIKIPPGVDTGYRLRISGEGEASPNQGPPGDLFLQIKVNPHKELTRKGKDIYFELELSYPQLVLGEEVEVPTLHGQETIRVPAGTEGNTLLRLRGKGLVDPQTGRQGDEVIRVQLRVPRHVTGEHRRLLEQLLQFERVKTAPTNGNKKQGGIFDRLKEAFTHTEE from the coding sequence ATGAAAAGGGATTATTATGAAGTTCTGGAGGTAGAGCGTACCGCATCCCCGGAAGAGATTAAGAAATCGTTCCGGCGTCTGGCCCGCAGACACCACCCCGATGTCAATTCCGGGAACAAGGATTCGGCGGCTCGCTTCAAGGAAATTAACGAAGCCTACCAGATTCTCTCCGACCCGGAAAAACGGACGACCTATGACCGTTTTGGTCATGCCGCGTTTGATCGCTCTTCCGTGACGGGACAGGGAGGATACGGGCAAAATTTTGACCCGTTCGGTAATTTTTCCGGCTTCGGTGATATTTTTGATATGTTTTTTGGAGGAAGTACCCGGACCCGGAACCAAGAACGCTCGACCTATGTCACGAAGGGGATGGATATTGATCTCGAAGTGACCCTGGAGTTTCTCGAGGCGGCGTTCGGTGTGGAAAAAGAGTTGAGTTTCCAGAGATCGGAGATTTGTCCGGATTGTCAAGGGATCGGAGGAAAGAAAAAAACGTCCTGCTCCCACTGTCGGGGAACCGGTGAAACTCGCCATACCCAGACTTCGTTTTTTGGCTCGATGACCGTCGCGCGGCCCTGTACCTATTGTCAAGCGCGTGGTTGGATGGCTGAAGACAAGTGTGCAACCTGCCGTGGGTCAGGAAAACACCGCAAAGAACGTAAAATCAAGATCAAGATTCCTCCCGGTGTCGATACCGGTTATCGTTTACGGATAAGCGGAGAGGGGGAGGCCAGTCCCAATCAGGGACCGCCCGGTGACTTGTTTTTGCAGATCAAGGTCAACCCGCACAAGGAACTGACCCGCAAGGGGAAAGACATCTACTTTGAATTGGAGCTTTCCTACCCGCAACTGGTCTTGGGGGAGGAAGTTGAAGTACCTACGCTGCATGGCCAGGAAACGATCCGGGTTCCTGCGGGAACTGAAGGAAACACCTTGTTACGATTGCGGGGAAAAGGATTGGTTGACCCCCAAACCGGCAGACAAGGCGATGAAGTGATTCGGGTACAGCTTCGGGTTCCCCGTCATGTCACCGGGGAACACCGACGTCTCCTCGAACAGTTGCTTCAGTTCGAACGGGTGAAGACGGCCCCGACTAACGGGAACAAGAAACAGGGAGGTATTTTTGACCGCCTGAAAGAAGCTTTTACGCATACCGAAGAATGA
- a CDS encoding TlpA disulfide reductase family protein, which yields MQFRLIHLSRLVVLLVLVMVVFSGCLNMGPTPTPTPSPTPEEPIESPDAVNFTLPNIDGGTVSLSDFRGRPVWLVFFRPGCPACTDQAPIVARLYDRYRDTEELVVLGIGIETNSAQLRQIRTRYGWTFPVLNDFDRTVYRQFFTGGVPANVFINRRGEVQDEVLGNRDEAVFGWYLNQIF from the coding sequence ATGCAGTTTCGTCTGATTCACCTGAGTAGGCTGGTCGTATTGCTCGTACTGGTTATGGTTGTTTTTTCCGGGTGTTTGAATATGGGGCCGACGCCCACTCCCACTCCCAGTCCCACCCCGGAAGAACCAATTGAATCACCGGACGCAGTAAACTTCACCCTTCCCAACATTGATGGCGGCACGGTGTCCTTGAGCGATTTCCGGGGAAGACCGGTCTGGCTGGTGTTCTTCCGGCCTGGTTGTCCTGCTTGTACGGATCAGGCTCCGATAGTCGCTCGGCTTTACGATCGATACCGTGATACTGAAGAGTTGGTGGTGTTGGGTATCGGTATCGAAACGAACAGCGCCCAGCTCAGACAGATTCGCACCAGATACGGATGGACATTCCCGGTTCTTAACGATTTTGACCGCACCGTCTACCGGCAGTTTTTTACCGGCGGTGTTCCGGCCAACGTCTTCATCAACCGGCGGGGCGAGGTGCAAGACGAAGTGCTGGGGAACAGGGACGAAGCCGTGTTTGGATGGTACCTGAATCAAATATTTTAA
- a CDS encoding RsmE family RNA methyltransferase, translating into MARYYFAPSLKKDRRILLRPEESRHLRSDRVKPGAEVVLSDGKGSVVTAVLQGWREERALLDIVENRPVPQTPSLLCCCLALIKSQNRLDWAVEKMTELGAGEIVFFPAAHSIRQSLTVNHLARMEKIIREAGKQTGKTVLPRLLWLERWEDFIRYLIQEGGIVYPAFPDEDMTLLRRLGDCARDRAVLVIGPEGDFTSGEKATLAGLPRSRPVRLTKDILRSETALFYGASLLSAFLEDDLESCPENPWL; encoded by the coding sequence ATGGCTCGGTACTATTTTGCCCCATCATTGAAAAAAGACCGTCGAATTCTGCTGCGGCCGGAGGAAAGCCGTCACCTGCGTTCCGATCGGGTAAAGCCCGGTGCGGAAGTGGTTTTAAGTGACGGGAAGGGTTCCGTGGTTACGGCCGTCTTACAGGGGTGGCGGGAGGAACGCGCTTTACTGGACATTGTCGAAAACCGCCCTGTACCCCAAACGCCCTCTTTGCTCTGTTGTTGTCTGGCTCTGATCAAAAGCCAAAACCGCTTGGACTGGGCCGTGGAGAAAATGACTGAACTGGGTGCCGGAGAAATCGTTTTTTTTCCTGCGGCGCACAGCATCCGCCAATCCCTCACCGTGAATCACCTCGCACGGATGGAAAAAATAATCCGGGAAGCCGGGAAACAGACGGGGAAAACGGTTCTGCCCCGCCTGCTCTGGCTGGAACGGTGGGAGGACTTCATCAGGTATCTCATTCAGGAGGGCGGCATAGTCTACCCGGCGTTTCCCGATGAAGACATGACCTTATTGCGGAGGCTTGGCGATTGCGCCAGGGACCGAGCAGTGCTGGTGATCGGGCCGGAAGGAGACTTCACTTCTGGGGAAAAAGCCACTTTGGCCGGTCTTCCGCGTTCCAGACCGGTTCGCTTGACGAAGGACATCCTCCGCAGTGAGACGGCTCTCTTCTATGGAGCCTCCCTCTTGTCCGCTTTTTTGGAAGACGACCTTGAAAGTTGCCCTGAAAACCCTTGGTTGTAA
- a CDS encoding UPF0280 family protein, whose translation MALYERRFYRDRLRGAGLHAFIVREGESDIFVLAQRDISSLVRDQLRREREALLRYLTVDPFFQNTLIPRGVFPEAPPVVRLMSRMSFLAGVGPMAAVAGAMNDRIGSLFGTTFGELILENGGDLLVYSKRERVVGVYTGKRSPFRDKLGIVLPPGRYWGVATSSGVVGPSFSFGQADSVTVLAASSALADAWATRLANEVKTDGDIQRILEFSARFPEMEGVVVCYHDRLGVWGAVQLTEVDYSGWDNPANFFPMNSL comes from the coding sequence ATGGCCCTGTATGAGCGCCGGTTTTACCGGGACCGACTGAGAGGAGCCGGCCTCCACGCCTTTATAGTCAGAGAGGGAGAGAGTGACATTTTTGTTCTCGCCCAAAGGGACATTTCCAGTCTGGTTCGTGATCAGCTCCGCCGGGAAAGAGAGGCTCTTCTCCGGTATTTGACGGTGGATCCCTTTTTTCAAAACACCCTGATTCCCCGCGGTGTTTTTCCCGAAGCCCCGCCTGTCGTACGCCTGATGTCCCGCATGTCTTTTCTGGCCGGAGTGGGTCCCATGGCCGCGGTTGCCGGAGCGATGAACGACCGGATTGGGTCGCTGTTCGGGACGACCTTTGGTGAATTGATCCTGGAAAACGGTGGTGATCTTTTAGTGTACTCGAAACGGGAGCGGGTTGTCGGTGTGTATACCGGAAAACGATCGCCTTTTCGGGACAAACTGGGTATCGTTCTCCCGCCCGGACGGTACTGGGGCGTGGCCACCTCCTCAGGAGTGGTGGGTCCGTCGTTCAGCTTCGGACAGGCCGATTCGGTCACGGTCCTGGCCGCTTCCTCGGCTTTGGCTGATGCCTGGGCTACCAGGCTCGCGAACGAAGTGAAAACGGATGGAGATATCCAACGAATCTTGGAATTTTCGGCCCGTTTCCCGGAAATGGAGGGTGTGGTGGTCTGTTATCATGACCGCCTGGGGGTGTGGGGAGCTGTTCAATTGACCGAAGTGGATTACAGCGGCTGGGATAATCCGGCCAACTTCTTCCCTATGAATTCATTGTGA